From Alkalinema sp. FACHB-956, one genomic window encodes:
- the modA gene encoding molybdate ABC transporter substrate-binding protein — MRLTSKKQISVFLGLVVALGIVVTACFPNGSPNTASKSPSPPSQPSIDLTVSAAASLTNVLQEIAPLYQESNATATVRYNFASSGALQRQVEQGSPVDVFIAAAAKPLNQLEAKNLIVPGSRRNLLKNRMVLIVPANQSGVSNLQGLTQDEVKRIAIGDPASVPAGQYAQQILEKQGLWKTLQAKYVLANNVRQVLQFVESGNAQAGLVYLTDAKTTNQVKIVETIADNLHDPIVYPIAVIKTSKHPEAATDFSNFLSSPIAQNRFTQAGFEIVPR; from the coding sequence ATGCGGCTTACTTCCAAAAAACAGATTTCGGTCTTCCTCGGATTGGTTGTTGCCCTAGGTATCGTCGTTACGGCTTGTTTCCCGAATGGTTCCCCTAATACCGCGTCAAAATCGCCTTCTCCTCCCTCCCAACCCTCGATCGACCTCACGGTGTCCGCCGCCGCCAGCCTGACCAATGTGCTCCAAGAGATTGCACCGCTGTATCAAGAATCTAACGCCACAGCAACGGTTCGCTATAATTTTGCCAGTTCTGGTGCGTTGCAACGGCAAGTTGAACAAGGATCTCCTGTAGATGTTTTTATTGCAGCAGCAGCAAAGCCTTTGAATCAACTGGAGGCGAAAAATTTAATTGTTCCTGGGAGTCGGCGAAATTTGCTGAAAAATCGCATGGTGTTGATTGTTCCAGCCAATCAATCCGGTGTTAGCAATCTGCAAGGTCTGACCCAGGATGAGGTGAAACGGATTGCAATCGGGGATCCTGCAAGTGTTCCCGCAGGACAGTATGCTCAACAAATCCTCGAAAAACAGGGTCTTTGGAAGACGTTGCAAGCTAAATACGTCCTTGCCAACAATGTGCGGCAAGTGCTGCAATTTGTTGAATCTGGTAACGCCCAAGCGGGTTTGGTTTACCTGACGGATGCTAAGACCACCAACCAAGTCAAAATCGTTGAAACGATCGCCGACAATTTGCACGATCCGATCGTCTACCCGATCGCCGTCATCAAAACCAGCAAACATCCTGAAGCGGCTACCGATTTCTCTAACTTTCTTTCCAGCCCGATCGCCCAAAATAGATTTACCCAAGCTGGATTTGAGATAGTGCCCCGTTAA
- the fdxB gene encoding ferredoxin III, nif-specific: protein MTTLTGLTFGRKVWIPQFVQAINQEKCIGCGRCFKVCGRDVLQLRALNEEGEFVENEDDDEIERKVMTIAHADNCIGCQACSRVCPKNCYTHQALANSLN, encoded by the coding sequence ATGACGACACTGACAGGCTTAACCTTTGGTCGAAAAGTTTGGATCCCACAGTTTGTTCAGGCGATTAATCAAGAAAAATGCATTGGCTGTGGTCGATGTTTTAAAGTCTGTGGAAGGGATGTTTTGCAGCTGAGAGCCCTGAATGAAGAGGGAGAGTTTGTCGAAAATGAGGACGACGACGAAATTGAACGCAAAGTCATGACGATCGCCCATGCTGACAATTGCATTGGCTGTCAGGCTTGTAGTCGAGTCTGCCCCAAAAATTGCTACACTCACCAAGCCCTAGCGAATAGCCTGAACTAA